The proteins below are encoded in one region of Antennarius striatus isolate MH-2024 chromosome 7, ASM4005453v1, whole genome shotgun sequence:
- the dynlt2b gene encoding dynein light chain Tctex-type protein 2B: MEGSGTYLIRPPHQHKFKPAVVKECIREVVRERLSGMWYDPEEVSKLSQSLAESIKDKVKNAGFDRYKLVVQVVLGEQRGQGVKMSSRCLWDADTDNYAEDVFMSDNLFCAVAVFGIYYY, encoded by the exons ATGGAGGGTTCGGGTACCTACCTCATCCGACCTCCTCATCAGCACAA GTTTAAACCAGCCGTCGTGAAGGAGTGTATTCGTGAAGTAGTGAGGGAACGGCTGTCCGGGATGTGGTACGACCCGGAGGAAGTCTCCAAGCTGTCCCAGTCACTGGCGGAGAGCATTAAGGACAAAGTGAAGA ATGCAGGTTTTGACAGATATAAGCTTGTCGTTCAGGTGGTGCTTGGAGAACAACGAGGACAAGGTGTCAA AATGTCGTCAAGGTGTTTGTGGGATGCTGACACAGACAACTATGCAGAAGATGTTTTCATGAGT GACAACTTGTTCTGTGCAGTGGCAGTTTTTGGAATCTATTACTACTGA
- the nmur1a gene encoding neuromedin-U receptor 1: MSTSNNCSLDQMGETSGWFCSPGEKCVYLNYGINGSHTDLDDACLTEEEYLEKYLGPRRSSAFLPVCLIYLVIFMVGIVGNTLTCTVIARNKVMWTPTNYYLFSLAVSDLLVLLLGMPLELYELWQNYPFLLGKEGCYFKTFLFETVCMASILNVTALSVERYIAVVHPLRAKYVVTRTHAKRVILTVWGVSLLCALPNTSLHGINILHSNRNNPTGNVSMEIPDSAVCTLVKPHWIYNLTIQVTTFLFFILPMLTISALYMLIGLQLKREKMHQALEAKSGFEHDFCNIRTQQQKARRKQVTKMLFVLVVVFTICWAPFHTDRLMWSFINDWTDSHLEIFQYVHIISGVFFYLSSAVNPVLYNLMSTRFRDMFKEVMCHRQLHSTPRKHSLSVTRVTLRSTLSDGNGAAVIEAEVEDVEMRMKDETSFT, from the exons ATGTCCACTTCTAACAACTGTTCATTGGACCAAATGGGAGAGACCAGCGGTTGGTTTTGTTCTCCTGGGGAAAAATGTGTCTATCTTAACTATGGCATTAATGGTAGCCACACAGATCTCGATGATGCATGTCTGACAGAGGAAGAATACCTGGAGAAATATCTGGGGCCACGTCGATCATCTGCattccttcctgtctgtctcattTACCTGGTGATCTTCATGGTAGGCATAGTGGGAAATACACTCACATGCACCGTGATCGCACGTAACAAAGTAATGTGGACCCCAACAAACTACTATTTGTTCAGCTTGGCAGTGTCAGATCTGCTTGTGCTTCTGTTAGGTATGCCATTAGAGCTGTATGAACTGTGGCAGAACTACCCCTTCCTCTTGGGAAAGGAGGGCTGCTACTTTAAGACATTCCTATTTGAGACTGTTTGCATGGCCTCAATCCTCAATGTGACAGCATTGAGTGTGGAGCGTTACATTGCTGTGGTGCATCCACTACGTGCAAAATATGTTGTGACACGAACCCATGCCAAAAGAGTCATCCTTACAGTGTGGGGTGTGTCATTGTTGTGTGCTTTGCCCAACACAAGTTTGCATGGAATCAACATCCTTCACAGTAATCGCAACAACCCCACCGGGAATGTAAGCATGGAGATCCCTGATTCAGCAGTCTGTACATTGGTGAAACCGCATTGGATTTACAACCTGACTATCCAGGTGACAACCTTCCTCTTTTTCATTCTGCCGATGCTCACGATCAGCGCTCTCTACATGCTCATTGGGCTGCAGCTGAAGCGGGAGAAGATGCATCAGGCACTGGAGGCAAAGTCAGGCTTTGAACATGACTTCTGTAACATTCGAACGCAGCAGCAGAAGGCACGTCGAAAGCAGGTCACTAAAATGTTGT TTGTTTTAGTGGTGGTTTTTACCATCTGCTGGGCACCGTTTCACACAGACCGCCTCATGTGGAGTTTCATCAATGACTGGACTGACAGCCACTTAGAAATCTTCCAATATGTTCACATCATCTCTGGAGTATTTTTCTATCTAAGCTCAGCAGTCAATCCAGTCCTGTATAACCTCATGTCCACACGCTTCAGAGACATGTTCAAAGAAGTGATGTGCCATCGTCAACTTCACTCCACTCCCAGGAAGCACTCGCTCAGCGTTACCCGGGTAACACTTCGCAGCACCCTAAGCGATGGCAACGGCGCTGCTGTTATTGAAGCTGAGGTAGAAGATGTCGAAATGAGGATGAAGGATGAAACCAGCTTTACATAG